The following are encoded together in the Equus quagga isolate Etosha38 chromosome 1, UCLA_HA_Equagga_1.0, whole genome shotgun sequence genome:
- the CAVIN4 gene encoding caveolae-associated protein 4, with the protein MEHNGSASNADKIHQNRLSSVTEDEDQDAAFTIVTVLDKVAAIVDSVQASQKRIEERHREMENAIKSIQIDLLKFSQSHNNTGYLINKLFEKTRKVSAHIKDVKARVERQQTHVKKVESKQEEILKKNKFRVVIFQEKLRCPTSLSIVKDRTLTEDQEVEDDVFDPPIELSSDEEYYIEESRSARLRKSGKERIDNIKKAFSKENMQKTRQNLDKKVNRIRTRIVTPERRERLRQSGERLRQSGERLKQSGERFKKSISNAAPSREAFKMRSLRKAKDRTVAEGPEEVREMGVDIIARSEALGPISELYSEELSETDREEARAGGSPREGGEIPTPEPLKVTFKPQVKVEDDESLLLDLKQSS; encoded by the exons atggaaCATAATGGGTCTGCTTCAAATGCTGATAAAATCCACCAGAATCGCCTGTCGAGCGTTACAGAGGATGAAGACCAAGACGCCGCTTTTACCATTGTGACTGTGCTGGACAAAGTGGCCGCCATCGTGGACAGTGTGCAGGCAAGCCAGAAGAGGATagaagagagacacagggagatggAAAACGCCATAAAATCCATCCAGATAGACCTACTGAAGTTTTCACAGTCACACAACAACACAGGCTATCTTATTAATAAGTTGTTTGAGAAAACCCGCAAAGTCAGTGCTCACATTAAAGACGTGAAGGCCCGGGTGGAGAGGCAACAAACTCATGTTAAAAAAGTTGAATCGAAGCAAGaggaaatactgaagaaaaacaaattccgCGTGGTAATATTCCAG gaGAAGCTTCGGTGCCCGACATCCCTGTCTATTGTTAAAGACAGAACCCTGACTGAAGATCAAGAGGTGGAGGACGATGTCTTTGATCCCCCGATAGAGCTGTCTTCCGATGAAGAATATTATATTGAAGAGAGCAGATCTGCCAGGCTTAGAAAGTCAGGCAAGGAGCGCATTGATAATATCAAAAAggcattttccaaagaaaacatgcaGAAGACACGGCAGAATTTGGACAAAAAAGTGAACAGAATTAGAACTAGAATAGTGAccccagagaggagggagaggctgaggcagTCAGGCGAGAGGCTGAGGCAGTCAGGAGAGAGGCTGAAACAGTCAGGGGAAAGATTCAAGAAATCTATTTCGAATGCAGCTCCCTCGAGGGAAGCTTTTAAGATGCGGAGCCTGCGGAAAGCTAAAGACCGAACTGTGGCCGAAGGCCCTGAAGAGGTCAGGGAGATGGGCGTGGACATCATTGCCAGGAGCGAGGCTCTGGGCCCCATCAGTGAGCTCTACAGTGAGGAGCTCAGTGAAACAGACCGCGAGGAGGCCAGGGCCGGGGGTTCCCCCCGTGAAGGAGGGGAGATCCCGACCCCTGAGCCTTTAAAGGTCACATTTAAACCCCAGGTGAAAGTAGAGGATGATGAATCTCTTTTGCTAGATTTAAAGCAGTCATCATAA